A region of Streptomyces sp. NBC_01788 DNA encodes the following proteins:
- the bcp gene encoding thioredoxin-dependent thiol peroxidase, with protein MTERLQPGDVAPAFALPDADGKEVSLADHKGRKVIVYFYPAALTPGCTKQACDFTDNLDLLAGAGYDVIGISPDKPEKLAKFREKESLKVTLLGDPDKKVLESYGAFGEKKLYGKTVVGVIRSTIVVDEEGKVERALYNVKATGHVAKIIKDLGI; from the coding sequence ATGACCGAGCGACTCCAGCCCGGGGACGTGGCCCCCGCCTTCGCCCTCCCCGACGCCGACGGCAAGGAGGTGTCGCTGGCCGACCACAAGGGCCGGAAGGTCATCGTCTACTTCTACCCGGCCGCCCTCACCCCCGGCTGCACCAAGCAGGCCTGCGACTTCACCGACAACCTGGACCTGCTGGCGGGCGCGGGGTACGACGTGATCGGCATCTCCCCCGACAAGCCGGAGAAGCTGGCGAAGTTCCGCGAAAAGGAGTCCCTCAAGGTCACGCTGCTCGGCGACCCGGACAAGAAGGTCCTCGAGTCCTACGGCGCCTTCGGCGAGAAGAAGCTCTACGGCAAGACCGTCGTCGGCGTCATCCGCTCCACGATCGTCGTCGACGAGGAGGGCAAGGTCGAACGAGCCCTCTACAACGTCAAGGCAACGGGCCACGTGGCCAAGATCATCAAGGACTTGGGGATCTGA
- a CDS encoding GroES family chaperonin: protein MSAKRTEHSSHDDKLPIRMLHDRVLVRQDKSEGERRSGGGILIPATAAVGRRLAWAEVVAVGQNVRTVEPGDRVLFDPEDRAEVEVRGVAYVLMRERDLHAVAADRFEGSEDSTGLYL from the coding sequence GTGAGCGCCAAGAGAACTGAGCACAGCAGCCACGACGACAAGCTGCCCATCCGGATGCTGCACGACCGGGTGCTCGTCCGGCAGGACAAGAGCGAGGGCGAGCGGCGTTCGGGCGGTGGCATCCTGATCCCCGCGACAGCGGCGGTGGGACGCCGGCTGGCCTGGGCCGAGGTCGTCGCGGTGGGACAGAACGTGCGGACCGTCGAGCCGGGTGACCGGGTGCTGTTCGATCCGGAGGACCGCGCCGAGGTCGAGGTGCGCGGAGTCGCGTACGTGCTCATGCGCGAGCGTGATCTGCACGCGGTGGCCGCGGACCGCTTCGAGGGCTCGGAGGACTCCACCGGCCTGTATCTGTAG
- a CDS encoding MBL fold metallo-hydrolase, producing the protein MKLTVVGCSGSFPSAESACSSYLVEADGFRLLLDLGNGALGELQRHCGLYDLDAIFLSHLHADHCIDMLGYFVARYYRYDGGRCEPIPVYGPEGTEHRLTTAYADTPTASSMSEVFDFHTVKPGTFEIGPFTVHTERVAHPVEAYAIRVEHGGRALTYSGDTGVSEALEELARDSDLFLCEAAFTDGKETIPDLHLNGREAGEAAARAGVRRLVLTHIPPWTDPQINLADARTAYAGPVELAAPGVTYDL; encoded by the coding sequence ATGAAGCTCACCGTCGTCGGCTGCTCGGGGTCGTTCCCGTCCGCGGAATCGGCCTGCTCGAGCTACCTCGTCGAGGCCGACGGCTTCCGGCTGCTTCTCGACCTGGGCAACGGCGCCCTGGGCGAACTGCAGCGCCACTGCGGTCTCTACGACCTCGACGCCATCTTCCTGAGTCATCTGCACGCCGACCACTGCATCGACATGCTCGGCTACTTCGTCGCGCGCTACTACCGGTACGACGGAGGCCGCTGCGAGCCCATCCCCGTGTACGGGCCCGAGGGCACCGAGCACCGGCTGACCACGGCCTACGCCGACACCCCCACCGCCTCCTCGATGAGCGAGGTCTTCGACTTCCACACGGTCAAGCCCGGCACCTTCGAGATCGGTCCCTTCACCGTGCACACCGAGCGGGTGGCCCACCCCGTGGAGGCCTACGCCATCCGCGTCGAGCACGGGGGGCGGGCGCTGACGTACTCCGGGGACACCGGGGTGAGCGAGGCGCTGGAGGAACTCGCCCGGGACAGCGACCTCTTCCTGTGCGAGGCCGCCTTCACGGACGGCAAGGAGACCATCCCCGATCTGCACCTCAACGGCCGCGAGGCAGGTGAGGCCGCCGCGCGCGCCGGAGTCCGCCGCCTGGTCCTCACCCACATCCCCCCGTGGACCGACCCGCAGATCAACCTCGCCGACGCCCGCACGGCCTACGCCGGCCCGGTGGAGCTCGCGGCGCCCGGAGTGACGTACGACCTCTAG
- a CDS encoding HNH endonuclease has product MGASAYTRERLKESAGPCSKDRLARTVAEARNWADLMRRLGLHASGGQRRVLQEEVASHGIDTSHFVKRSPWRKYPDAAIAEAAASSSSLREVALKLGATPATGTLSHICRRIRAAAIDVSRFPGLNQPEPDLPFTPEELRAAASTATSIRGVARALNMPDDSRSRATLGRMLRAQAISTEHFSHRRVVIPEDELRDAVKHSTSYAEVMRRLSLDVNDTNHRRVRRAAARLGLDTSHFKRRSWARSELPAPAPIAHRVLIVLPSDAGRTNRAQLHRALNEIGVPYACESCGNAGEWLGQPITLQIDHINGDWRDNRRKNLRHLCPNCHSLTETWCRQKGRPPLAAQQARPVH; this is encoded by the coding sequence ATGGGGGCCAGTGCGTACACAAGGGAGCGGCTGAAGGAGTCGGCGGGCCCGTGCAGCAAAGACCGGCTTGCGCGGACCGTCGCCGAGGCTCGCAATTGGGCAGACCTGATGAGACGACTCGGCCTTCACGCAAGCGGTGGCCAGCGGCGGGTACTTCAAGAGGAGGTCGCCAGTCATGGGATCGACACCAGTCACTTCGTCAAGCGCAGCCCATGGCGCAAGTACCCGGACGCCGCCATCGCAGAGGCGGCGGCCTCCTCGTCCTCACTCCGTGAGGTGGCCCTCAAGCTGGGCGCCACTCCGGCCACCGGAACGCTGTCCCATATCTGTCGCCGGATCAGGGCGGCGGCGATCGACGTCAGCCGTTTCCCTGGATTGAACCAGCCCGAACCGGACCTTCCCTTCACTCCGGAGGAGCTGCGAGCCGCCGCATCGACGGCGACGAGTATCCGTGGTGTGGCCCGGGCCTTGAACATGCCGGACGACAGTCGCTCACGCGCAACCTTGGGCCGCATGCTGCGCGCCCAGGCCATCAGCACCGAGCACTTCTCCCACCGCCGCGTAGTGATTCCTGAGGATGAACTTCGTGACGCCGTCAAGCACTCGACAAGTTACGCCGAGGTGATGCGACGTCTCAGCCTGGACGTCAACGACACCAACCATCGACGCGTCCGACGTGCGGCAGCTCGACTCGGTCTTGATACAAGCCACTTCAAACGCCGCTCGTGGGCTCGGTCGGAGCTCCCCGCACCTGCACCCATCGCTCATCGGGTGCTGATCGTCCTACCCTCCGACGCCGGGCGGACGAACAGGGCCCAACTCCACCGCGCACTGAACGAGATCGGCGTGCCTTACGCATGTGAGTCCTGCGGCAATGCCGGGGAGTGGCTGGGTCAACCGATCACTCTGCAGATCGACCACATCAACGGCGACTGGCGAGACAATCGCCGAAAGAATCTGCGGCACCTGTGCCCCAACTGCCACTCACTGACGGAGACGTGGTGTCGTCAGAAGGGGAGGCCACCTCTCGCAGCGCAACAAGCTCGGCCCGTACACTGA
- a CDS encoding PTS transporter subunit EIIC has product MTTASATPTAAPAKKRGSGLIQGLQKVGRSLQLPIAVLPAAGIMVRLGQKDIFGEDGLGWNKVAAVFDNAGSALTTALPILFCIGVAIGFAKKSDGSTALAAVVGFLVYSKVLQAFPLTEQHIEKGKIVEATYNDPGVLGGIIMGLLAAVLWQRFHRTKLVDWLGFFNGRRLVPIIMAFVGIVVGVFFALVWKPIGTGISSFGEWMTGLGAGGAALFGAVNRGLIPVGMHQFVNTVAWFQLGEFKNSAGEVVHGDITRFLAGDPSAGLFQSGFYPIMMFGLPAAALAIAHCARPERRKVVLGMMVSLALTSFVTGVTEPIEFSFMFIAPVLYALHAVLTAVSMAITWALGVHAGFNFSAGFIDYVLDWHLATKPWLIIPIGLVFAAIYYVTFRFAIIRFNLPTPGREPEEETEELTKA; this is encoded by the coding sequence ATGACCACCGCCAGCGCGACACCGACGGCGGCACCCGCGAAGAAGCGGGGTTCCGGCCTGATCCAGGGCCTGCAGAAGGTCGGCCGCAGTCTTCAGCTGCCGATCGCCGTACTGCCTGCCGCGGGCATCATGGTCCGGCTCGGCCAGAAGGACATCTTCGGCGAGGACGGCCTCGGCTGGAACAAGGTCGCCGCCGTGTTCGACAACGCGGGCAGCGCGCTGACCACGGCGCTGCCGATCCTGTTCTGCATCGGTGTCGCCATCGGCTTCGCCAAGAAGTCCGACGGCTCGACCGCCCTGGCCGCGGTGGTGGGCTTCCTCGTCTACAGCAAGGTCCTCCAGGCCTTCCCTCTGACCGAGCAGCACATCGAGAAGGGGAAGATAGTCGAGGCCACCTACAACGACCCAGGGGTGCTCGGCGGCATCATCATGGGTCTGCTCGCCGCCGTACTGTGGCAGCGGTTCCATCGCACGAAGCTGGTGGACTGGCTCGGCTTCTTCAACGGCCGCCGGCTGGTGCCGATCATCATGGCCTTCGTCGGCATCGTGGTGGGTGTCTTCTTCGCCCTGGTCTGGAAGCCGATCGGTACGGGCATCAGCAGCTTCGGCGAGTGGATGACCGGTCTCGGCGCGGGCGGGGCCGCCTTGTTCGGTGCGGTGAACCGCGGGCTGATCCCGGTGGGCATGCACCAGTTCGTGAACACGGTGGCCTGGTTCCAACTCGGTGAGTTCAAGAACTCCGCCGGCGAGGTCGTGCATGGCGACATCACCCGCTTCCTGGCCGGTGACCCGTCCGCCGGTCTGTTCCAGTCCGGCTTCTACCCGATCATGATGTTCGGTCTGCCGGCCGCCGCGCTCGCCATTGCGCACTGCGCCCGCCCCGAGCGCCGCAAGGTCGTGCTCGGCATGATGGTGTCCCTGGCCCTGACCTCGTTCGTCACCGGTGTCACCGAGCCGATCGAGTTCTCCTTCATGTTCATCGCGCCGGTCCTGTACGCGCTGCACGCCGTGCTCACCGCCGTGTCGATGGCGATCACCTGGGCCCTGGGCGTCCACGCGGGCTTCAACTTCTCCGCCGGCTTCATCGACTACGTGCTCGACTGGCACCTGGCGACGAAACCCTGGCTGATCATCCCGATCGGCCTGGTCTTCGCGGCCATCTACTACGTGACCTTCCGGTTCGCGATCATCAGGTTCAACCTCCCCACCCCGGGACGCGAACCCGAGGAGGAGACCGAGGAACTCACCAAGGCGTGA
- the rdgB gene encoding RdgB/HAM1 family non-canonical purine NTP pyrophosphatase — translation MTRLILATRNAGKIVELRAILADSGLPHELVGTDAYPDVTDVKETGVTFAENALLKAHALAQATGLPAVADDSGLCVDVLGGAPGIFSARWAGRHGDDKANLDLLLAQLSDIADGHRAAHFACAAALALPDGTERVVEGRLRGTLRHEPAGTNGFGYDPILQPDGDTRTCAELSPEEKNAISHRGKAFRALVPVVRELLG, via the coding sequence ATGACCCGCTTGATCCTCGCCACCCGCAACGCCGGCAAGATCGTCGAACTCAGGGCGATCCTGGCCGACTCCGGGCTGCCCCACGAACTCGTGGGCACCGACGCCTACCCGGACGTCACCGACGTCAAGGAGACCGGCGTCACCTTCGCCGAGAACGCCCTGCTGAAGGCCCACGCCCTGGCACAGGCCACCGGGCTGCCCGCGGTCGCGGACGACTCCGGCCTCTGCGTCGACGTCCTCGGCGGCGCCCCCGGCATCTTCTCGGCCCGCTGGGCCGGCCGCCACGGCGACGACAAGGCCAACCTCGACCTGCTCCTGGCCCAGCTCTCCGACATCGCCGACGGCCACCGCGCCGCCCACTTCGCCTGCGCGGCGGCCCTCGCCCTGCCGGACGGCACGGAGCGGGTGGTGGAGGGCCGACTCCGCGGCACCCTGCGCCACGAGCCCGCGGGCACGAACGGCTTCGGCTACGACCCGATCCTCCAGCCCGACGGCGACACCCGCACCTGTGCGGAACTGTCCCCCGAGGAAAAGAACGCGATCAGCCACCGCGGCAAGGCGTTCCGCGCGCTGGTACCGGTGGTGCGGGAGCTGCTGGGCTGA
- a CDS encoding glucose PTS transporter subunit EIIB → MATKAEKIVAGLGGIQNIDEIEGCITRLRTEVHDASLVDEAALKAAGAHGVVKMGTAIQVVIGTDADPIAAEIEDMM, encoded by the coding sequence ATGGCCACCAAGGCTGAGAAGATCGTCGCCGGGCTCGGCGGCATCCAGAACATCGACGAGATCGAGGGCTGCATCACCCGACTCCGCACCGAAGTGCACGACGCCTCCCTGGTCGACGAGGCCGCCCTCAAGGCCGCCGGTGCCCACGGCGTCGTCAAGATGGGCACCGCCATCCAGGTCGTCATCGGCACCGACGCCGACCCGATCGCCGCGGAGATCGAAGACATGATGTGA
- the rph gene encoding ribonuclease PH, with protein MSRIDGRTPEQLRPVTIERGWSKHAEGSVLVSFGDTKVFCTASVTEGVPRWRKGSGEGWVTAEYSMLPRATNTRGDRESVKGRIGGRTHEISRLIGRSLRSVVDYKALGENTIVLDCDVLQADGGTRTAAITGAYVALADAVTWARGKKLIKAGRQPLTGTVSAVSVGIVGGVPLLDLCYEEDVRAETDMNVVCTGDGRFVEVQGTAEAEPFAREELNSLLDLAVAGCADLTAIQRTALETALAK; from the coding sequence ATGTCTCGTATTGACGGCCGCACCCCCGAACAACTCCGCCCGGTCACCATCGAACGCGGGTGGAGCAAGCACGCCGAGGGCTCCGTCCTCGTCTCCTTCGGCGACACCAAGGTCTTCTGCACCGCCTCCGTCACCGAAGGCGTCCCGCGCTGGCGCAAGGGCAGCGGCGAGGGCTGGGTCACCGCCGAGTACTCCATGCTGCCGCGCGCCACCAACACCCGCGGCGACCGCGAATCGGTCAAGGGCAGGATCGGCGGCCGCACCCATGAGATCTCCCGCCTCATCGGCCGCTCCCTGCGCTCGGTCGTCGACTACAAGGCACTGGGCGAGAACACCATCGTCCTGGACTGCGACGTCCTCCAGGCCGACGGCGGCACCCGCACCGCGGCCATCACGGGCGCCTACGTGGCACTGGCCGACGCCGTCACCTGGGCCCGCGGCAAGAAGCTGATCAAGGCCGGCCGCCAGCCGCTCACCGGCACGGTCAGCGCCGTCTCCGTCGGCATCGTCGGCGGCGTGCCGCTGCTCGACCTCTGCTACGAGGAGGACGTCCGCGCCGAGACCGACATGAACGTCGTCTGCACCGGGGACGGCCGCTTCGTCGAGGTCCAGGGCACCGCGGAGGCCGAGCCCTTCGCCCGCGAGGAGCTGAACAGCCTCCTCGACCTCGCCGTGGCCGGCTGCGCCGACCTCACGGCGATCCAGCGCACGGCACTCGAGACGGCCCTGGCGAAGTAG
- a CDS encoding DUF3618 domain-containing protein → MADTADTRTPAEIEADIRRRREVLAETLDEIGVRVHPKTIVGDAKAKVASNIDHTLGRAYVQVNRVVSDVRAQFVDEDGAPRLERVVPIALVAVGLVGLLALGSRRRRG, encoded by the coding sequence GTGGCGGACACCGCGGACACCAGAACCCCGGCTGAGATCGAGGCGGACATCAGGCGCCGCCGCGAGGTGCTGGCCGAGACGCTCGACGAGATCGGGGTGCGCGTGCACCCGAAGACCATCGTCGGGGACGCCAAGGCCAAGGTCGCCTCCAACATCGACCACACGCTCGGCCGGGCCTACGTACAGGTCAACCGGGTCGTGAGCGATGTGCGGGCGCAGTTCGTGGACGAGGACGGCGCCCCGCGCCTGGAGCGGGTCGTGCCGATCGCGCTCGTCGCCGTGGGCCTGGTCGGGCTGCTCGCCCTGGGCTCCCGCCGGCGCCGTGGTTGA